A genomic region of Plasmodium vivax chromosome 1, whole genome shotgun sequence contains the following coding sequences:
- a CDS encoding chitinase (encoded by transcript PVX_087680A) yields MNTFKSLFLIFASALYCAHSVSLKGSNGRGDNHKLNMILDGKSKVELIKAHNHSFHSGLYTDESKKFTCECTCTGSNNTEGGSESGSGGETETGGESGNGSGSGSGGETETGGESGSGSGNGSGSGSGSGSGGGSGGETEAGGSGTAGGSHDRKPPREILEEYKKRKQGIIAGYYGSWNSQGDRAKNMTDSSPMVSILYIAFARINMFYDVSRPFNGKQKFLVRKHGLEYETYGVMLNEIRRIRKARPDIILILSLGGETYMIDITKDIDYIDQIVKLVKDFDFDGVDIDWEPHGSFNNLNELDFSKYYIKLINLIRSSIPEEKVISISGSSNAALSCVSVNETFCKDDDSPYNTNYLSQQMGKNEELYKASTMLSTGTFVNIFNTAKEKIDLVFIQTYNLETTNPSIMVDMYLSHLYFGLKYNITVLLGFSLEHNRGGFSPEDRALVELVSKTIHDENHKHNRADGVGIWHLFMKEQLPTGSYDIDAFLTNVWKHLNPQVEAPKDVVTTQNPDDCNSIDEYVSGLVVSKSGVYYKHNGAIWKTRSYSTRAPGVDRYEWDLVKICYERACNGKAAHYFNTDYQNGSIVIWKGEAFTIKWWQSGPPEGAALEAYEKLDASECPGLSEWNKEHPHKPIEEDIPYEQEEDAPL; encoded by the coding sequence atgaatacctTCAAGtcgctttttttaattttcgcTTCGGCGCTGTATTGCGCCCACTCCGTAAGCCTTAAGGGCAGCAATGGCAGAGGAGATAATCATAAACTAAATATGATCTTGGATGGCAAAAGTAAAGTAGAACTAATCAAAGCACACAACCACTCATTCCATTCTGGCTTATACACGGACGAGTCCAAAAAATTCACTTGCGAATGTACATGCACAGGCAGTAATAACActgaggggggaagtgaaagCGGAAGTGGAGGTGAAACCGAAACGggaggggaaagcggcaatGGTTCAGGAAGCGGAAGTGGAGGTGAAACCGAAACGGGAGGAGAAAGCGGCAGTGGTTCAGGAAATGGAAGCGGTTCAGGAAGCGGCAGCGGATCAGGAGGCGGCAGCGGGGGTGAAACCGAagcagggggaagcggaacaGCCGGAGGTAGCCATGATAGAAAACCTCCAAGAGAAATTTTAGAGGaatataagaaaagaaaacaagGAATAATTGCAGGATATTATGGTTCATGGAATAGTCAAGGAGATAGAGCCAAAAATATGACCGATTCTAGCCCAATGGTATCAATACTGTACATTGCTTTTGCTcgtataaatatgttttatgaTGTATCTAGACCATTTAACGGAAAGCAGAAATTTTTAGTAAGGAAACATGGACTAGAATATGAAACCTACGGAGTGATGCTAAACGAAATCAGGAGAATAAGGAAAGCACGCCCAGACATCATCTTAATTCTATCATTAGGAGGAGAAACGTACATGATAGATATTACAAAAGATATTGACTATATAGACCAAATAGTTAAGCTCGTAAAAGATTTTGATTTTGATGGTGTAGATATTGACTGGGAACCACATGGCAGCTTTAACAATCTAAACGAACTAGacttttcaaaatattatattaaattaatcaACTTAATAAGAAGTAGCATCCCAGAAGAGAAAGTCATCTCCATATCGGGATCATCCAATGCAGCCTTATCATGTGTATCGGTAAATGAAACATTTTGCAAAGACGATGACTCTCCATATAACACGAACTACTTGTCTCaacaaatgggtaaaaaCGAAGAGCTATACAAAGCGTCCACTATGTTATCTACAGGTACTTTTgtcaacatttttaacacagcaaaggaaaaaattgacctTGTATTTATTCAAACGTACAACTTAGAGACGACAAACCCAAGTATAATGGTAGACATGTATCTATCCCATCTCTATTTCGGACTGAAATATAACATCACAGTTTTGCTAGGATTTTCATTAGAACACAACCGAGGTGGGTTCAGTCCAGAAGACAGAGCATTAGTCGAATTAGTATCAAAAACGATTCATGACGAAAATCATAAGCACAATCGAGCAGACGGAGTAGGAATATGGCACTTGTTCATGAAAGAACAGTTGCCAACTGGGTCATATGATATAGATGCGTTCCTTACGAATGTATGGAAACATTTAAACCCCCAGGTAGAAGCACCAAAGGACGTAGTTACAACTCAAAACCCTGATGACTGTAACAGTATAGATGAATATGTTTCTGGACTTGTTGTATCTAAATCAGGCGTGTATTACAAGCACAATGGAGCTATATGGAAAACTAGGTCATACTCAACCCGTGCTCCTGGTGTTGACAGATATGAATGGGACTTGGTCAAAATATGTTATGAAAGAGCGTGCAACGGGAAGGCGGCTCATTACTTTAACACTGATTATCAAAATGGATCTATAGTTATATGGAAAGGAGAAGCATTCACTATTAAATGGTGGCAATCTGGACCTCCTGAAGGCGCGGCGTTGGAAGCATATGAAAAATTGGATGCATCCGAATGTCCAGGACTGTCGGAATGGAACAAGGAGCACCCACATAAGCCAATTGAGGAAGACATCCCCTATGAGCAAGAGGAAGACGCGCCTCTGTAA